The Fusarium poae strain DAOMC 252244 chromosome 2, whole genome shotgun sequence nucleotide sequence CAGATACCACACCAAAAGGTTGTGTTCATGGCACATCTCAAGCTTGCTGGTGAGCTCGGAAGAGCTGTTAGTGTCCACGGTGTTCAAGTACATGGGCTTTTGTATGACGCCCTGACAGAGTGCTGGAAAGGACACGAAGTCAAAGGCCGTCGAGCGAGggataaagaaaagaaggaaaacaCCCAAACAACTGACAACGAAAAACAAGATCCGAAACCATATCCTCCGCGTATCTGTTTACACTCCTTTAGTGGCAAAGGAGATGCGGTAAAGCAATATCTTAAACCTTCAATCCCTGCAAAGATATTCTTTTCGTTTTCGAAGGCGAATAATCTGGGCACAGATGGGGCGACGGAAAAAACACAAGATGCAGTAAAGACAGTGCCTGATAATCGAATCTTGGTAGAGAGTGACCTTCACACAGCAGGTCAAAGGATGGATGATGAGCTCGAGGAGATGTATAGAGCGATTTGCGAGTTCAAAGGGTGGACACTGGAACATGGAGTCTCGCAAATGGCAAAGAATTACACCGAATTTGTGTTTGGTTAGACAGTATAATTTTTTAGACCAGAGATTTGTTGTGTAAACGAGTTggtattattttattaaggtGCTTCTTCATTTATTTCTCAACTGTGATCTcctccctcttcttctgttcTACCAAATAAGTCCCCAGGACCTCTAACAAAAACCGTTCGCGGTGCAGCAGGTGCTTCGGACCATGCTTCTTCAAGAATGTTAATGCGATACGTATTATAGTAGCATGATGTTCCACTGCTACAGCCAAGATACCGTCAACGCTGGCTTGTACGCTTGTGACTTCGTTATTGACAAAGAGGTGCCTGATGTGCTTGTTCGTAACCAGACGAAGAGAGAATTGTTCGAATAAATCGTGCTTGACAAAGAGTTCCAAAACTTCCTTAAGGGTTACAGAATCTCCGAAAATATGCTCCAAGTTGATGCCTGCATCGTTTTGGATATTCTGTCGTAGTTGTGAAGTTGCCTCGATAGTCTCAGTAATTATTTCGAGATTAATGCCAGGAAGTGTCGATATGTATGGGCGATCGTAACCAACGCGATGTCGCCACCAAATATTGCAGAAGATGGAGGATATGATAACAGGGATGAGGATAACATATCCCCACCATCTCTCAGCCGTCAACATGGAGCCGACGCCACCAAGAATATTGGAGGCTCCATTAAGTACGAAGAAAACCTGTACGTTGAAACATCTGTCTTTGAGGACGCGCAGCGTCGGTGATCCTTGAAGTTCTTTTCGTGCGGCGCCGCGATGAGAATTCATCTTGGATACCACCATGGCAGCCCAGATAGAACTCAACAAACCGAAGAGAGCGATAGGCGCATTTCCAAGATAACCGGAGAGGATGTTACTGGCGAGCCATACATTAGGATTGGCTCCCCCAATCGCCATGAATGTACCAATACTGATGAGCATAGCACCTCCGCCCATCAGCAGATCCATGAGCCAACGGTTAATAACCTCGATTCTCAATTCACGTGTTGTGATTTCAACGAAAACATCTCGACTCAAAGACGCCTCTTCGGTTTTTAACAGTTGCTTCTGTTGTTTCAAAAACTTGATGTTCCTCCAAGCCTTCCTCGAGTCGAAGAAAGCACATATCGATAAGACGAATGCTGAAGATCCTCCGATGGCCATAAAGACAATGGCATAGATGGGAACGGGCACATCATTCCATACGTTGGCGGCAAAATCACCAGCGTTTGCAAGCTCGAGAAAACCGACCGCGGCGAAGAGGTTGTTCCTCAATCGGTTGTCGTCGATGCAGTACCAGCTAGATCTGGATTTGGAAAGGGTGACAGTTGAGGGACCAGGAATGGAAAGAACGTTTTGAGCGATTTGGGGCTCTTCCGTTGTAAACGGCGTTTCTGTGCTGTCCTTCATTATTGTGGGCAGACTATCGCTGGGAAGGCTTGGTAGATGAATGATGAGTGCCCAAGGAGAAGCGCAAATATGCCGAAGTAGCCTAGTATCCCTACATCtgacaagaacaacaaaatCTTGGGGTTACAATGCAGTGTCTTGAAGTAGGGCTGGTAATGTTTATCTATCCATCAGACTGCCAAGAAAGATGACAATAATTACAAGTCACGCGATTATGCTGATTGGAGTAAATAGTCACTGCCAGAGTTCCATCGTAAAAGATGAATGATTGTGATAAGATGAGAAATAGACGAAAAAGGGGAATATCTTGGCAGCAAAACGTAGAGAAGCGGTGGCTTTTGCTCGGTCGTTCCGAGACCGTCTCCACATTCGGGGCCGTTGCAACCGGACCTTGGCGTACCCAGATCCCGCGAGGCGCAGCACCCTGTGTTCTATCAAAATGACGTGCAGGTATGCAAACACTGATATAAACACATAAAGTCACTCAGAAAACCTCAAGACAAATCAGATTTCAACAGAAAAAAATCACACAAAATTCGctgaagaaaagagacaacTCTTGATGACAATGAACCTGTTGGACAAGATCTGCTGCTTGGCACAGTGGAGAACACGGCACCTCGCAGCCGAAGGGCCACGCAAGCCTTGGCCAAAACTCGTTAAGCCTGTACCAACTGAGCAGAGCATATTACTCACTTTCTGCCGTCAAGGTAATATTGTCTGTCGTTCAGGACAAACGACACTATAGGACAGAGTCAAAAAGTGGCGTTAGCTATCTCAAAACTTTGATACAGGCTAAAAATAGACAGTCATCAACCCGTCTTCAGGTACGAGACAACCAATCGGTAACCCCAACACGCCAAGAACCAGTATCTTGACTTTTTCCTCGGCTCAATAATATCATGCTGACTAGTACGCCCCACGACGATGAGCGTACTTGGGCCCCTTGACAAGCTTGACGGGCTCTCGACCAGTCTGCACAGGAACGCCAGCCTTTAGGCTCAACCCGTCCACATTGGCACTCTTCTCCAACGCccaaagaccaagaccgatCCAATTATCACCGCGATAGTTGAAAACACCTTCTGGAACGGGGAAAACTGACTGTGGGCCGACGTGACTCACGTATCTACCGTATTGAAAACCATTGACGTAAAGAAGCGCACGGTAAGCTCCGACGCTTGCAGTGTTGTTTTTGAATTCGAAGGATAGTGGGATGTCGAATTTGTCAGACGGGAGGTTTAATTTCAGCTTGGCGATGTAAAACGCCACACCTGGTTTGGAAATACCGTTGAAGGGTGAGCCAGACTTGAAGTTGTTAAGAGGAGGAGACGGCAAGTGATAACCTTGTCGCTCGAAAAAGAAACCTCCTTCGTTGCGCGGACCCCGGAATTTGTCAATATAGTCCTCTCCGCCAAGATTGCCTGTGATCTTCCACTTGGAAATCTTAGTCTCCTTACCAGAACTGGACTCCAGAGACCAGTCAATAATACCTCGCGGCTGTTTCCCTTCTTCCCAACCAGGCACCCAATTACCATTCAATCCCATGTTATCCACGATAACAGTGACAACATGTTTATTGCCCTTTTGAGTCTTGGGAAGGGAATAAGTCAACGTGTGATTATTGCCAGACCCTGAACCTATGACTGAGCCAAGGAACTTGTCATCAAGCCATACTGAACTTCCATATGAAAGACCACCAAAAGTCCAGACTTTGAACTTGGACTCCGATCCATCAGCAGTAAAATGTCCTCGGAATAGGAGAGCGCCAGAATGAAAGCCGTAGTCACCTCCGTAGAGGGAAACAGAATTGTTAAGAGGCCACTTGGAGTTGAAAGTGTTCTTCAGATCAGCATCGGGCCATTTGGCATCGTCGTAATTTTTCTTAACCTCGGGAAGTGAATCCACGTACTTCCAATCCAGAGACTTCAGGTCTGTTATCTTGATATCCGGGATCTGGACAGCTGGGTTAACCAGCCAGTTTCCAATTTTGGACCTTTTGAATGGTGTATCTTTGCCGTTGATCACAAGTCGAGAAGTTCCTTTTGGCGCACCAATGATTTCCAATGGTGAAGTGGCGTTAAAATCGGCTTGTACGGACAGTTTCGATCCTTTGATAGCGACAGAGCGAATCAAGTAAGCACCATTGAGGATCACTGCCTTGGGGTTCATGACTGAAGATCCAAACGCCACACGTTCGCCCTTTTCTGGGATGGTAGGAACCCAGTAGTTATACGCAGCGTTACGGTCTAACAATATTAGCGTTTGATAAGAACTTGAGGAGAAGTCTTACCTAGAACATATACGTGAAGGGATCCGATCTGGACCACGCGGCGCTTAGGACTGGTTGTGAATTGAAAGATAGTCgctccttttcttctctccgTCTTGATGCCATCACCCTCGACAACATTGAGTTTGGAGTCACTCTTGATCGCGACTTCATGCAACTCGTCAGGTCCGCCGTAGATTACAAGAACAGTCTTGTCGCCGAGGTCTTTCCATGTGAACACTTCGGCAGTGGAATACACAACTGTGTGCTTTCCAACCGGGTAGTCCACGACATGGATCTTCGAATCTCTACCGTGTAATGAAAGCGAGCCGCCGAGTTGAGGAATTGTTAGTTGTCCCACAGATGTTTTCACTTTGAGCTTATACGATGCGGTGGCAGTCGTTCGATAATCTGCGTGTCGCACAACATAGAAGGCATCGTCTTTCTTTGTGGTCAGTGCTGTAACGGCAaccttgttgttgttggtgtatTTTGTCGTTGTGAAGTTACTTGCTGTCGCTACGGCATAGTTTGGTGAAACGGCAAGGAACTGGCCCTGGAGTTTGATCTCGGAATATTTCTCGCGGGTGACTGTCCTGTCCTCTTTGATAGCCTGAATAAATGTTAAAAACCTTTCATGCAAAATGTTGGACTGACAAAACCTACAGCGCCGTAATCGTATGAGGTGTATCCATCAGAGTGCCCAAGGTTTCCCCAGTTGGTACCTCCCCATGTCTGGATCGTCAGTGATGTTGCCATTTCTCACGAGGTAGAAGGCCCAACCCTACCATGTAGATATTGAAAATTGTCACACCTGCAGCGAGGTTGTTCTTGTAGAAAATGCGGGCAAACTCGTGGTTGGTTAGTTCATAGCACTTCTCAAAGCCAGTACCTCCAGGAGGATCAAAAGCACCGCCTTGGAACTACGAAGAGTTAGCGGGAATCTCCAGGCTGCAAGTATAAAGTCGTACCTCGATGATCGAGTACGGAGTGTTGGGGCTCTTGTCCAGATGCTCGGCATGCCAAGTCGTCGGTAATCCGTCCTTAGGCCACTTATAAGGATTTGTCTAAAAATAGTGAGCAACGCGTGTATCCTCTGTCTGCGTTGAACTTACGCAGTCGAAACCGACAGGATATCCATCATGTCCctgacgaaattagtagtgCCCATGTGTGTCTTAGGCCACTCACGTATATATCTACAGCTCCAGGTCCAGTACCAGGAGCACCAGTACCCCCTTGCCATGCATCATTGTTGATAAGAGGCACAACTACACCAGCCTTGCGGACCTGGTCGTTGACGTATTCCAGGTAGTCGTGATTCGGAAACGGTGTTCCTTGAGCGGCACTATACTCGTTCTCTGGCTGATACAGGATTACGGGCCCACCATTGGTGATTTGCGCTTTTGCGATGATTGCTCCCACCTTTGCGACATAGCTGACACACGTTAGATAAATATTGTAGCAGGGAATAGTATCGCATACTTATCAGTTGAAGCGAGATAGTCAGTAGCATTGGTCCTCAGAAATCCTTTGACTCTCTGCAACCAGCCCGGGAATCCACCACCAGAGACTTCAGCATTGATGTATGGTCCTGGTCTCGCAAGAAGGTAAATACCCGCTTCTTTTGCAGCGTCTATGAAGGGCTGTAGATCCAGCGCCCCCTCTGACCGGAACTCGCCCGGTTTCCCTTCCAGTAGAGCCCAATCGACGTAGAACGAGACCATGTTGAAGCCCATCGCTTTGACTTTGTGGAATAGATCTAGATACAGCGATGGAACAGGTAGACGGAAAGGGTGGATTTCTGCAGAGAACATAGTCACACGCTCACCATTGATGAATAGAGAGTGTTCATCAAAGGTGACAATGTCTTGCAGAAGTTCTCTCTTGTGGGCATTGATGATCGAGGACGGACGCCCACCACGAGGCATGATGTTGATAGCATGGCAGCTACCGGCCACAAGAGCCGTAAGGAAGAGATTGGACAACTTCATCTGTATATTCTGCCTCTCATAGTAGATGGCTTCTCAGCCGTCGGTTTAGTCTGCGGcgatacttattatatataaataatagttgAGATTAATTCGCCTGCACCGGCTCGTAACCCGGATTTGCCGCCAGGTGCACCTCGCATTGGTGGTGAAATTGAAGTCCGTTTTCCCCATGGCGTCATGAATCCTTGACCGTCTAAGAACGCAAGTAAAGAGAGTTTTTCTTTCCATTTTATCCAGCATGTAAAAGAGTTGCATGATGAGGGGTTTGAGCGGGAGAATTGCCAAGCTTTGATTGGAGCTGCTATTATCACAACATGCAGATCATGACGAAGTGAGGGGTTGAGATGAGGTGGGATGATAGATCGCATGTCCTAATAAGTAAAGAGGGACAATGGGGTTGGAGGAAAATCATGCCACACATATAATCCTCATGCAGGCATGAGGTATCAGTTATATTGGAAGTCAAAAGAATATTGCCATTGTCTGTTGGCAATGGGGCACAGCATAGTTGGATAACTGCATGTTAAAACCATCAACTGAAATAAACAAAGTTCTGTGCCTGATATCTATGTACCATAAGCACTCATAAGCTTCTGGTGCTCTGCCTTGGTAATCGGAATGACAGTTCCATGTCGTGGGCTAGTAGGAAGCTTATAGTTGGCCGAAACCTTCCAGGAAGGCTTATCCAAATCCGCCGTCTCAAGAGGCACATAACCACGACCACCATACTCATCCACAAACAGATAGAACTTCTCGCCGTGTGTATCGTCAGCATTAGATTTGAAAGCTGTAGGTCCCTCAACAGCTTGCAATCCAGCGTTCTTGCCTATGCATGTCGCTTGAACCGTCCATCCATCGACGTCGGCGAGTAGAGTCGATGACTTTTCTTGGATAATATCAGTACATCCGCTGACAGATCCTTCGTCTTTCGTAAAACGGTAGAATGAACTGCCTGACTTGAGGACTGTAGTGTCAATGCGCGAAGTCTTACTGTCCTGCCAGATCTCAGGCTCAGAGAAGGTGACAAAGTCGCGAGTGAGAGAATACATCATGCGATGGTAAGAGTTGTCTGAGTGGTCAGCCGTGTTGTACAGAGATGATGCCCAGAACACGACATAAGAGTTCTTCGCGTCGTCCCAGAAGGCTTCAGGAGCCCAAGTGTTTCCGGCATTGTCAGGGGATACCTTGACATGTCGCTGTTCAGACCAGTTGATAAGGTCGTTTGACTCCCAGATCTCAAGGTAGAGACTTCCCTTTCGGACAGCGTCGCCCCAAGATGTACCGCTGCCAATGGAAAGGTCGGTAGCGATGAGGAAGAATGTATCGCCCTCCACAGAGCGAATGATGAAGGGGTCTCGCAAGCCCTTAGTGCCCTTTGTTGAACTCAAAACAGGCTTTCCACCGTTGAGTTCCTGCCAATCCAGAGCATTGTTGCCTTTGCTAGCAGCAAAGTAGATCTTTTCGCCCTCAAGAGAGTTTCCTGTGAAGTAGGAAAAGGCATATGCTTCGAAAGGCTCAAGCGTAGGTGCCTGACGAACAGAGGCGTTGAATTCACGCTCGTGGATCTCACCGTCCAATTCAATGGAGGCGACAAGTAGAACGTCAGTGTCACTGGCCTGGCGCTTAACTATACCATCTCCATTGATGATGTTTGGATCACTACTTCGCCAAGTGACGGAGTGGCCGTTTGAAGTTGAAGGGAGGTGCAAGTGGCTTCGGATGTTATCAGCGTTGCGGACGGAGAGAGCTGACAAAGCTTCGTGGACTTGAGGCTGGGAGCTGACACCTGTAGCCAGAGAAAGAAAGGCTAAGGACAGAGACTTAAGGTGAGGAAGCATGATGGAAACGCGATATATCCCGAGGGGACACTCCTATAACTTGAGACCGGTGATTATTCGCCTCAAGTAAGACTGCAGAAATGGAAGCTTTTTATATGAATTCCACTAGTAAACACAATGTTGACTAGCCGCCAGTCCCACCATCTTCGTATCCATCAGTCTATTCCGTAACTTGGACTATTCCTGCTTTACTCTAGAATAACCTCTTGGCAAACCTTTTTCACGAGGTGATTCCCTTTTACAGGCGACGTCATTCGGCAGTTAATACCCCGGGTCATCATGTTGTATCTACTATGGGAAATGTACCCGCCCCCTGTCGATCTTAGACCTTGATCTTCTCCGCATAATTCCTGAATGCTTATTCGTGCGccaaaataaaaaaggaaGAATTACACAATATTGAATCTTGGGTGTCTAAATGTCTCGTTCCGAGCCTAAATTGGGGTGGATGGATACCAAGAGTCATGTGCGACCGTTGATCGTTACTTGTTATGTAAGAAATTGTTACGTTACAGTTTGGTAGATCCATGAACCTCGGGAGTTGGGAATCTACAATGAATTCCACGTGGAAATACCCTTTTACAATAAAGCAAGCCCTTATTGTTAGAGTTATTTCACGCCAGAAGCATGTGAGCAAAATATCGGGTGACTTTGTTACTTACAAGGTTGTGTTAATGCATATACCCTATAGATTACTGATGATATACACACTAGGAAGAGGTAGTTCCTGATAGTGGCATTGGTTCTACATATATTACAAGCCAACTGATAGATGCTAATGGCCCCGTTGTAAAAGCGGGTGTGTCTCTGTGTTCAACACCCACCGCATCTTGCCATCGTTTCTCGCCCGGATCTCCGAGTCCTCGGCGAACATCATGTACAAATAATTCAACGTCTCCCCATAGAAGGACTGCCGTTTTTGTGGAGGCAAGCGATTGGCGTTCTTTTGGACCAGAGAGTTGTTACCGTTATCCATCGAGCGACAGGTTTCGGGGGCTATGCCAGCAGGAGTTTGATGGTGCGTTTCAAAACATGACTCGGACAATTTGAGACCAAAGTCAACAAAGGTTTCGTTCTGTAGAAGAAGGCGGCCTATGATCAAAAAACTGCCGCGAACGCTACTCTAGATTTCACTTCTAAATCATCTCTGGCTGAAATTCCAAACAGCCTCTCTACGCAACGTGGAACTGCTCGAGAATATGACTACTTCTTCGGCGTCTCCAATCAGAAGagattaaaatttaaatactCACGTTAAACTAACACATATACATTCATGGTCTAGCGCGGTGGGCTTCACAAGAACACATTTATACGTAGAGATAATAGGGACTTTATTGGTCAATCACTATCTATGCTATATCGGATATGTTCAATACTGAATCATGCTAGATAGTGTACCCCAGCAACCGATATAATATCCAGGCCGTTGCTGTTACCAAGTACCACCGTTCCTTACAACTTCTGGCCAGCAGTGCCGGGAATAACCGAAGCAACCTTTTTAGATCCAAGAAGGGTGACCTTGTAAGGCAACGAAGCAGCTGTGAGTGTACCCTTGGGAGCAGAGTTAACTGAGCCACCGAGatcaacatcgtcaacaacaGCATAGCCAGTCTCCTTGGAAtcggcgaagaagatggcTCGCTCAACAGAGTTGGCAAAGGCAGAGCTTTGAACCAGGACTTGAGCACCCATGCGAGTGTTGACACCAGAGAGAAGGATTTGGTCCCAGTAGTTGTTAACGAGGTGCACAGTGGCGAAGCGGATCAGAGGCTGGCGGCTGTTGACGTTCTTCCAGTAGTTGTTGGCGTAGGTGATGTGGAGCTTGCCCTTATCCTCGGAACCGTTGTTATCGGAATGGCCGATGAGCGAGGCCTTCCACTATCAAGGTTTGGTAAGCAAATATGTCACATATCGGCCTGTATATGAACTTACGTGGTCGTGGAAGTAAGTGTTAGATACGGTGATCCAATCAGCACCGTGTGAGATGTCAAGAAGACCGTCAAGGTCATCTTTTCCAGCACTCAGATGACCGGACAGGTCACAATGGTCAACCCAGACATTGGTCGACTCATCGATACCGATAGCATCGCCGTTGGAAGCATCAACTTTGGCGATCTTGAGGTTTCGGAGAATAACATTCTTCTGGCGACGAACGTAAAATCCGACACCCGTGAGAGCTACAACGGGTCAGTTTCAGTATCCTTTATCTGGATCAAAATCACTTACAGCTACCGGCCGCGCCGATGATGGTCTTGTCAGACGAAGGACGCACAGTATCACTGCCAGTCAACTTGCCAGAAACAATAATGGTGAGAGGGCCAGTTCGCTTGGCGGCTTCCTGGAGAGCAGCGAGAGTGGTCACAGTGACAGTTCCACCCTTCGCACCACCAGTAGTTCCTCCATTTTGAGTACAGTACCCAACGCTGCAGGCCTCGGAGGTTTGACGCTTGATGTGCGCATCACGAGTCTCGAGAGGTGAACCGACAGCCAAGGTGGCGAAGACGGCTGTGAAAACAGAGGTGAGCTTCATGGCGATGTGATGCTTGCTGGAACAATAAGTTGAGAGTATCGTCCGAAGTAAGACTGTGGTATAACAAACTCAATTCAGTGAGCTTATGTAGAAGATGATCGAGAGCTGAAATCCTTAATCTGCTGGATATTCAAGCCAAGATATCGCGAAACTCCACTACTTCTTATAGAAATCTGAATCGCAAGTAAAACCGTGTGTCAACAATCATCACAGGAGAGCGACATTTCCAATTTGAGCCACGGACCCCGGAGATGTTGTTCAAATTCCTCCTTCAGGTCATGCCTTTGAATCGTCCCAAGATTCTATTGGAACAATAACGGGAGATTCTATCTACAATACTCCCTCTGTGAAACAATAAATTTGATGGTTCAATTGAATGTTACCCTTCATACAAGAATCGTGGTATGGTGATCCGTAATTGGTGGAGTTTGGGGAGGGAATCTGCGATGGTTGGTGGATGATCTCTGGGGTGATGACGATCTTCTGCCATACTACACGGACTTGGCATCAGTTGTTCTAGGGCAATAAAAGGTGTGGTTAGAGGCTGTCATTTGTTAAACACAACGTTAAGAACGCAACAAGCGTCAAAAGCATTACGTGTTGGAGATTTAAAAATTGTCTAAATAAAGACAAAGAGCGTTGTTTCAAACGACAGATTTCCCATTTTTCGTTGGATCTACACGTGCTCAGTGTATACCTGTGAAGATGAATCTCGAACTATTGTATACTGTTGGAGTGGAGTGACAAACCCCAAAGTCTGGGGAAGACAATGGGGGGCGGGTCATCCCATCTCCCTTCTGTCCGATAGATTCAGCTCAAACACAGACACAAGATATGATCCACCCGGGGCAGTCCTTCATCGCATATAACCTCAATGGAATGTTTGGGGGTTGCATCTTTCAGGTCTCATGAGACTGGCACATTAATGATTATGCACATGCTTATTCAAAAGACAACTAGACATAAATCTTTTGATGATTATGAATTAAAAGAAGAGAATTCTGGGATAGAACATAGGTCCGAGATGGGTCGTAGGTTCCAGGTGATGCCACAATCATGATGTAACAATTTCTATGGCAGCCACCCTAAAGATCCAACAACATGACCCCGACCACATTCATCGACAACAAGCTCTATCTCAGATGTTATAGTAGCGTATTAGTAAGTGGGGTGTCAGGTAAGACTGTTGGAAGTGGTTCGGAATCCCATCACTAGACATAAGTTGGCCGTGATACCAACCGCACACCCTCGACACTCCCTCGACGTTTCAGCGACACGTGGAAAGGTTTGCAATGATCGCCATGAGATGAACCATCATCCCCAGGATATAGTTCATGCAAGATTGATGCTGCTAATTGGGTAGCCATTCGATCGGATCATGCACAAaatagaagctatcgtggGTCTCGATGGCTAGGTAGCTATATATGGATTGTCAATATGTCCCAGCAATAATACTTTAGAGCTCATTATTAATTTCCATTGGTTTCTTCACATACAGTCTGCGATGTATATTGATCTGACTTGCTGAAAACCGGCATGAGGCCTGCAAAGATATCTTTCGAGACTCGTACATACATATTGTGTTCTTTCTCAAGGTTTGGGGGTGATGTAACGCCCCCAACTATCCCCTGTCAATGGATAAACGAACCCCACAAACATCCGATGCAACAGCACCTCAGTAGAGTCAACAACGATATTCTAGACTCATATGAGCAGCTAAAATTATACCAGCCACGTTGATGAGTTTATCGGTGAGTTTATTTTCATTTCGTCAACCCTGGTCTGGGGAAGCTTACCCTTGTCAGATATCTGAGAGTTGA carries:
- a CDS encoding hypothetical protein (TransMembrane:5 (o77-99i146-168o188-206i233-254o260-280i)~BUSCO:24397at5125), encoding MKDSTETPFTTEEPQIAQNVLSIPGPSTVTLSKSRSSWYCIDDNRLRNNLFAAVGFLELANAGDFAANVWNDVPVPIYAIVFMAIGGSSAFVLSICAFFDSRKAWRNIKFLKQQKQLLKTEEASLSRDVFVEITTRELRIEVINRWLMDLLMGGGAMLISIGTFMAIGGANPNVWLASNILSGYLGNAPIALFGLLSSIWAAMVVSKMNSHRGAARKELQGSPTLRVLKDRCFNVQVFFVLNGASNILGGVGSMLTAERWWGYVILIPVIISSIFCNIWWRHRVGYDRPYISTLPGINLEIITETIEATSQLRQNIQNDAGINLEHIFGDSVTLKEVLELFVKHDLFEQFSLRLVTNKHIRHLFVNNEVTSVQASVDGILAVAVEHHATIIRIALTFLKKHGPKHLLHRERFLLEVLGTYLVEQKKREEITVEK
- a CDS encoding hypothetical protein (CAZy:GH35), with product MPRGGRPSSIINAHKRELLQDIVTFDEHSLFINGERVTMFSAEIHPFRLPVPSLYLDLFHKVKAMGFNMVSFYVDWALLEGKPGEFRSEGALDLQPFIDAAKEAGIYLLARPGPYINAEVSGGGFPGWLQRVKGFLRTNATDYLASTDNYVAKVGAIIAKAQITNGGPVILYQPENEYSAAQGTPFPNHDYLEYVNDQVRKAGVVVPLINNDAWQGGTGAPGTGPGAVDIYGHDGYPVGFDCTNPYKWPKDGLPTTWHAEHLDKSPNTPYSIIEFQGGAFDPPGGTGFEKCYELTNHEFARIFYKNNLAAGVTIFNIYMTWGGTNWGNLGHSDGYTSYDYGAAIKEDRTVTREKYSEIKLQGQFLAVSPNYAVATASNFTTTKYTNNNKVAVTALTTKKDDAFYVVRHADYRTTATASYKLKVKTSVGQLTIPQLGGSLSLHGRDSKIHVVDYPVGKHTVVYSTAEVFTWKDLGDKTVLVIYGGPDELHEVAIKSDSKLNVVEGDGIKTERRKGATIFQFTTSPKRRVVQIGSLHVYVLDRNAAYNYWVPTIPEKGERVAFGSSVMNPKAVILNGAYLIRSVAIKGSKLSVQADFNATSPLEIIGAPKGTSRLVINGKDTPFKRSKIGNWLVNPAVQIPDIKITDLKSLDWKYVDSLPEVKKNYDDAKWPDADLKNTFNSKWPLNNSVSLYGGDYGFHSGALLFRGHFTADGSESKFKVWTFGGLSYGSSVWLDDKFLGSVIGSGSGNNHTLTYSLPKTQKGNKHVVTVIVDNMGLNGNWVPGWEEGKQPRGIIDWSLESSSGKETKISKWKITGNLGGEDYIDKFRGPRNEGGFFFERQGYHLPSPPLNNFKSGSPFNGISKPGVAFYIAKLKLNLPSDKFDIPLSFEFKNNTASVGAYRALLYVNGFQYGRYVSHVGPQSVFPVPEGVFNYRGDNWIGLGLWALEKSANVDGLSLKAGVPVQTGREPVKLVKGPKYAHRRGAY
- a CDS encoding hypothetical protein (SECRETED:SignalP(1-21)~CAZy:GH43_22~CAZy:GH43_21~CAZy:GH43_18~CAZy:GH43_34~CAZy:GH43_20~CAZy:GH43_19~CAZy:GH43), producing the protein MLPHLKSLSLAFLSLATGVSSQPQVHEALSALSVRNADNIRSHLHLPSTSNGHSVTWRSSDPNIINGDGIVKRQASDTDVLLVASIELDGEIHEREFNASVRQAPTLEPFEAYAFSYFTGNSLEGEKIYFAASKGNNALDWQELNGGKPVLSSTKGTKGLRDPFIIRSVEGDTFFLIATDLSIGSGTSWGDAVRKGSLYLEIWESNDLINWSEQRHVKVSPDNAGNTWAPEAFWDDAKNSYVVFWASSLYNTADHSDNSYHRMMYSLTRDFVTFSEPEIWQDSKTSRIDTTVLKSGSSFYRFTKDEGSVSGCTDIIQEKSSTLLADVDGWTVQATCIGKNAGLQAVEGPTAFKSNADDTHGEKFYLFVDEYGGRGYVPLETADLDKPSWKVSANYKLPTSPRHGTVIPITKAEHQKLMSAYGT
- a CDS encoding hypothetical protein (SECRETED:SignalP(1-17)~CAZy:PL1_7~CAZy:PL1_9~CAZy:PL1~CAZy:PL1_10~CAZy:PL1_5~CAZy:PL1_6~CAZy:PL1_3~CAZy:PL1_12~CAZy:PL1_1~CAZy:PL1_8~CAZy:PL1_11~CAZy:PL1_4), with the protein product MKLTSVFTAVFATLAVGSPLETRDAHIKRQTSEACSVGYCTQNGGTTGGAKGGTVTVTTLAALQEAAKRTGPLTIIVSGKLTGSDTVRPSSDKTIIGAAGSSLTGVGFYVRRQKNVILRNLKIAKVDASNGDAIGIDESTNVWVDHCDLSGHLSAGKDDLDGLLDISHGADWITVSNTYFHDHWKASLIGHSDNNGSEDKGKLHITYANNYWKNVNSRQPLIRFATVHLVNNYWDQILLSGVNTRMGAQVLVQSSAFANSVERAIFFADSKETGYAVVDDVDLGGSVNSAPKGTLTAASLPYKVTLLGSKKVASVIPGTAGQKL